The Dysidea avara chromosome 13, odDysAvar1.4, whole genome shotgun sequence genome includes a region encoding these proteins:
- the LOC136243252 gene encoding probable serine/threonine-protein kinase drkD gives MPTASLSNRANSNCQFYFIPQSSKTQTTMATRDIPPSLRDWVIDNIRLGRQIGRGANGRILEAKWEGTEVAVKEIHSIFMNEVNEPEFQAFKQSFLRECEQSSRLRHPNIVRFFGIYLPPGARVPSLVMERLHCSLTNLLEQTPVILIGTKLSILYDVSLGVRYLHSRTPPIIHRDLSSNNVLLSKGMEGKIGDLGTARLVDPRRQSQMTKAPGTVDFMPPEALEDMSSVRYGMELDVFSFGCVMLHTLSHQWPTPLQAVVTDPLTFEMKARSEVERRRSYFDRIDRSRLGVLIPLIESCLSNLPKNRTSIVTLCEQLEGLDDREHVPTVSSLQQEIQAKNNELQNKEQEIQAKNNELQNKEQEIQAKNNELQNKEQEIQAKNNELQNKEQEIQAKNNELQNKEQEIQAKDAELVVMMSELQAAQCSLPPHNQVNKSSTDFWNNLRVTWQKCNDLPGKVSVSSIAELDGKVYVTAYSSIGGYSIPLIYDSNKDHWSILPELPSCYFSLVTVPDRKQLLAIGGIVRSNNVMKVTNKVFL, from the exons ATGCCAACTGCATCGCTAAGTAACCGTGCGAATAGCAACTGCCAATTTTATTTTATACCGCAATCATCAAAGACGCAAACAACAATGGCAACTCGAGATATACCACCTTCTCTACGAGACTGGGTCATTGATAATATTCGACTTGGCAGGCAAATCGGAAGAGGAGCAAATGGAAGGATCCTAGAGGCCAAATGGGAAGGAACTGAAGTGGCCGTTAAGGAAATTCACTCCATTTTTATGAATGAAGTAAACGAGCCAGAGTTTCAGGCATTTAAGCAAAGTTTCCTTCGAGAATGTGAGCAAAGTAGTCGACTACGTCATCCCAATATAGTCCGTTTCTTTGGTATTTACCTTCCTCCTGGTGCCAGAGTACCTAGTTTAGTTATGGAGCGACTTCACTGTAGTCTAACTAATCTGCTAGAGCAAACTCCAGTTATTCTGATAGGAACAAAGTTGTCAATTCTTTATGATGTGTCGTTAGGTGTTAGGTATCTTCACTCACGCACTCCACCTATCATTCACCGCGATTTGTCCAGTAATAATGTTTTACTGTCAAAAGGAATGGAAGGAAAAATTGGTGACCTAGGTACAGCTCGTCTTGTAGACCCTAGAAGACAATCACAAATGACCAAAGCACCTGGTACTGTAGATTTTATGCCTCCTGAGGCATTAGAGGACATGTCAAGTGTTAGGTATGGAATGGAACTAGATGTGTTCTCATTTGGTTGTGTGATGCTCCACACATTATCCCATCAGTGGCCAACTCCCTTACAAGCTGTAGTCACTGATCCTTTGACTTTTGAAATGAAGGCTCGATCAGAAGTTGAAAGACGCAGGAGCTACTTTGATAGAATAGACAGAAGCAGGTTGGGTGTGTTGATCCCCTTGATTGAAAGCTGCCTCAGTAACCTTCCCAAGAACAGGACATCAATAGTGACACTATGTGAACAGTTGGAGGGTCTGGATGACAGGGAACATGTCCCAACTGTTTCATCACTGCAACAAGAAATTCAAGCCAAAAATAATGAATTACAGAATAAAGAGCAAGAAATACAAGCCAAAAATAATGAATTACAGAATAAAGAGCAAGAAATACAAGCCAAAAATAATGAATTACAGAACAAAGAGCAAGAAATTCAAGCCAAAAATAATGAATTACAGAACAAAGAGCAAGAAATACAAGCCAAAAATAATGAATTACAGAACAAAGAGCAAGAAATACAGGCTAAAGATGCTGAATTAGTTGTAATGATGTCAGAGCTGCAAGCTGCACAGTGTTCCCTACCACCACATAATCAG GTCAACAAGAGTAGCACTGATTTCTGGAATAACCTCAGGGTAACATGGCAGAAATGTAATGATCTTCCTGGGAAAGTATCTGTGTCATCTATTGCTGAACTTGATGGGAAAGTGTATGTTACAGCATATAGTAGTATAGGTGGATATAGTATTCCCCTCATATATGACTCCAACAAGGACCACTGGTCCATACTACCAGAACTGCCTAGTTGTTATTTTAGTCTAGTAACTGTACCTGACAGGAAACAACTATTAGCTATTGGAGGAATTGTTAGGAGTAATAATGTTATGAAGGTGACTAATAAAGTATTCCTATGA
- the LOC136242345 gene encoding glyceraldehyde-3-phosphate dehydrogenase-like translates to MSRKRSGQSTSEIDSKRAATDEMPKVGINGFGRIGRLVMRAALTTKKIEIVAVNDPFLSTDYMAYLFKYDSTHGRFDGEVTYDDKHLIVNGNKIKVFGERDPNNLQWGANGVKYVVESTGIFTTCEKAKAHMTGGAEKVIISAPSADAPMFVMGVNEDQYKPDMHIVSNASCTTNCLAPLAKVVHDKFTIVEGLMTTIHSYTATQLVVDGPSKKNWRDGRTAAQNIIPASTGAAKAVGKVIPDLNGKLTGMAFRVPTPDVSVVDLTCRLQTPASMDDIKKAIKDAAATDRFKGILAYTEDQVVSTDFITDSRSSIVDGKACISLNPQFVKLVAWYDNEYGYSCRVVDLICHMDGVN, encoded by the exons ATGAGCAGAAAACGATCAG GACAGTCAACTAGTGAGATAGATTCCAAAAGAGCAGCAACAGACGAAATGCCTAAAGTCGGAATCAATGG GTTTGGACGAATCGGTCGTCTCGTTATGCGTGCAGCATTAACGACAAAGAAGATTGAGATTGTCGCTGTGAATGATCCTTTCTTGTCCACGGATTACATG GCCTACCTCTTCAAATATGACTCCACACATGGAAGGTTTGATGGTGAAGTCACCTATGATGACAAGCATTTGATTGTGAATGGCAACAAAATCAAAGTTTTTGGAGA GCGTGATCCCAACAACTTGCAATGGGGAGCTAATGGTGTCAAATATGTTGTGGAGTCAACTGGTATATTCACTACCTGTGAGAAGGCAAAGGCTCACATGACTGGTGGAGCTGAGAAGGTGATCATCAGTGCTCCATCTGCTGATGCCCCAATGTTTGTGATGGGAGTAAACGAGGACCAGTACAAACCTGATATGCATATTGTCAG CAATGCATCTTGCACTACCAATTGTCTTGCACCATTGGCTAAAGTGGTCCATGATAAGTTCACCATCGTCGAAGGGTTGATG ACTACCATTCACTCATACACAGCTACTCAACTGGTAGTGGATGGACCAAGCAAAAAG AATTGGCGGGATGGACGTACTGCTGCTCAAAACATCATCCCAGCATCTACTGGTGCTGCCAAGGCTGTTGGCAAGGTGATTCCTGACCTCAATGG GAAACTAACTGGAATGGCATTCCGTGTACCCACCCCTGATGTATCTGTAGTGGACCTGACCTGCCGACTGCAAACACCA GCTTCAATGGATGATATCAAGAAGGCAATAAAAGATGCTGCCGCCACTGATCGCTTCAAGGGTATCCTAGCATACACTGAGGATCAGGTGGTATCAACTGATTTCATCACTGATAGTCGATCCTCCATTGTGGATGGCAAGGCTTGCATCTCTCTTAATCCCCAGTTTGTAAAACTGGTTGCTTG GTATGACAATGAGTATGGGTACAGTTGCCGTGTTGTGGACCTGATTTGTCACATGGATGGTGTCAACTAG
- the LOC136242346 gene encoding uncharacterized protein: MGAWRWELFVDLSRLCALLLFLYCSLNINLYSISCGVILIMTFYFLDKRTTTTTQHGGIKKTTSDADDIPDKIVKKYTKSILNLVLYDTENCEALDQFEPVKANTHCVFAKTAKLWGSHDYDPALSLVENTLRSVPAVIKFIAVSKYLKLDGFVFSLPGDEFGSDPDKFGEAVRTVLSVLSSADPSGYDCMSKSFIASAGWMFELDSEPIFVTTFAPCYPSRHSRYAFSAKHAFILLQPMHSFVTHDIGEDTPQTNWEKPRTVRDRIRVSYKQNDRPYLIRDTVRYPAVHDIVRGMDSMSDDPLPWWKPH; the protein is encoded by the exons ATGGGCGCTTGGCGGTGGGAACTCTTTGTGGACTTGTCACGACTGTGTGCACTATTACTATTCCTCTACTGCTCACTGAATATCAACTTGTACAGCATATCATGTGGGGTGATTTTGATAA TGACGttttactttctggacaagcgcaccaccaccaccacccaaCATGGTGGCATTAAAAAGACAACTAGTGATGCAGATGACATCCCTGATAAAATTGTGAAAAAGTACACAAAGAGCATACTAAATCTGGTACTTTATGATACTGAGAATTGTGAAGCTCTTGATCAGTTTGAACCAGTCAAGGCCAACACTCACTGTGTATTTGCTAAGACAGCTAAACTTTGGGGCTCACATGATTATGACCCTGCTCTCTCATTAGTAGAAAACACTTTGAG GTCAGTGCCAGCAGTCATCAAATTTATAGCAGTCAGCAAGTACCTCAAGTTGGATGGTTTTGTGTTTTCATTGCCAGGTGATGAGTTTGGTAGTGATCCAGATAAATTTGGGGAGGCAGTACGCACTGTTCTGTCTGTCCTATCATCCGCTGACCCTTCAGGATATGATTGTATGAGCAAGTCATTCATTGCATCTGCTGGATGGATGTTTGAGTTAGATTCAGAGCCAATTTTTGTCACCACATTTGCACCCTGCTACCCTTCACGGCACAGCCGGTATGCATTCAGTGCCAAACATGCATTCATCTTGCTGCAACCAATGCACTCTTTTGTAACACATGACATTGGTGAGGACACTCCCCAGACTAATTGGGAGAAACCTCGCACCGTGAGGGACAGGATTAGAGTGTCATACAAACAAAATGATCGTCCTTACTTGATCAGGGACACCGTCAGATATCCTGCAGTTCATGACATTGTCAGGGGAATGGACAGTATGTCTGATGACCCTTTGCCGTGGTGGAAACCTCACTGA
- the LOC136242343 gene encoding protein FAM149A-like isoform X3 has product MLSVLLALIIQDQMSKRKQNPSSLAGVRGHSVDIHSVNEQTPARLAANSFMQAKYLSSLEEAVGPDMDSAFAPSASYSITRDPVDSFSGYSSLLSWNNEDEFELEASTRVDGMFQDINSALFDHMSTGSRVLDHECDEWSTTYPHIRVNGVQILESEDEGTEYVAPDPFVVNRFLLEGLSLGQHDHTDQSQLCVRGHQIHPLPVPPTVAANMTSSSRKEKRSLIFGPYEELIASHGIVEEYFAFDATGDQLINSTRGRGHRTNKRQGLPPITPNACVRDTVGSQVFDLIWAEVVVILQPLLHAAQSRTTTTPPSPTLDAPSTLIGRSQVLQQYRPVGGATGPDSNLSALQDLMKIKPFPLQTRQPSLLARCHTSFASHDHIGSDTNDPLLLGNHDHYGLLRNNRYTPIPGSRPDTMATGRLISGGWNRRNMATLKPLDKPRTPANLHDDYGIDLVCLRGQKITSVNGTTPSWARSGQLPPLEDTVFDKRSPPPIRASTHKPRSSGLASRMTITGLENNSHSDIQQILCITSNDVPISLRSDTPKIPPPPSRRHPNQVSYGNSPLKMIGHTPGHYAPPLDEDDDIDDVTWGLSTKPQSTSSKHRLRGIIR; this is encoded by the exons ATGTTGTCCGTGCTACTAGCTCTTATCATCCAAGATCAAATGTCGAAGAGGAAACAGAACCCTTCGTCACT AGCTGGAGTACGTGGACACAGTGTTGATATTCATAGCGTCAATGAACAAACGCCAGCTCGTTTAGCGGCCAACTCCTTCATGCAGGCCAAATACCTGTCCTCTTTGGAGGAGGCTGTGGGCCCAGACATGGACAGCGCTTTTGCTCCTTCTGCCAGCTATTCAATCACAAGAGACCCAGTGGATAGCTTCAGTGGCTACAGCTCGTTATTATCATGGAACAATGAAGAT GAATTTGAGCTGGAGGCATCAACAAGAGTGGACGGCATGTTTCAGGACATTAACAGTGCCTTGTTTGATCACATGTCCACTGGTAGTAGAGTACTAGACCATGAATGTGATGAGTGGAGCACTACTTACCCTCATATCAG GGTGAATGGTGTACAGATATTAGAGTCAGAGGATGAAGGAACTGAATATGTAGCACCAGACCCATTTGTTGTTAACCGATTCTTATTGGAAGGGTTATCATTAGGACAGCATGATCACACGGACCAGTCTCA GTTGTGTGTTCGTGGTCATCAAATACATCCACTACCAGTTCCACCAACAGTAGCAGCAAATATGACCTCGTCCAGTAGAAAGGAGAAAAGAAGTCTGATTT TTGGCCCTTATGAAGAGCTGATAGCATCACATGGTATAGTAGAAGAGTACTTTGCCTTTGATGCCAC GGGTGACCAGCTGATAAACTCAACTCGTGGTAGAGGACACAGAACCAATAAACGTCAGGGGCTTCCCCCTATTACTCCTAATGCTTGTGTGAGGGACACTGTTGGTTCACAAGTGTTTGATCTTATATGGGCAGAG GTAGTTGTTATCTTACAACCATTGTTACATGCTGCACAGAGCAGAACAACTACCACTCCTCCCAGTCCCACACTTGATGCACCGTCAACTTTGATTGGTAGATCTCAG GTCCTACAACAATACAGGCCTGTGGGTGGGGCTACTGGTCCTGACTCAAACCTATCAGCCCTACAAGATCTTATGAAGATCAAACCatttccactacaaacaaggcAGCCATCTCTCTTAGCTAGATGCCACACCTCCTTTGCATCACATGACCATATTGGATCTGATACCAATGATCCATTGTTGCTAGGCAACCATGACCATTATGGGCTACTGCGTAATAATAGGTACACACCTATTCCTGGAAGTCGTCCCGATACCATGGCAACAGGGAGATTAATATCTGGAGGATGGAATAGAAG AAACATGGCTACTTTAAAGCCACTGGATAAACCACGTACTCCAGCTAACTTACAC GATGATTATGGTATTGATCTGGTGTGTCTGCGTGGACAAAAAAT CACTTCAGTGAACGGGACTACACCCTCATG GGCACGTAGTGGACAACTACCCCCATTGGAGGACACTGTGTTTGACAAGAGGTCACCTCCCCCCATCAGAGCCAGCACA CATAAACCTCGTAGCAGTGGTCTGGCTTCAAGGATGACTATTACAGGACTAGAGAACAATAGCCATAGTGACAT ACAACAAATTTTATGTATTACATCTAATGATGTTCCTATCTCCCTACGG TCTGATACACCTAAAATTCCCCCACCCCCGTCAAGACGACACCCCAATCAAGTATCATATGGTAATAGTCCTTTAAAAATGATAGGCCACACCCCGGGACATTATGCCCCACCtcttgatgaagatgatgacattgatgatgTCACCTGGGGACTTAGTACCA AGCCACAGTCTACTAGCAGTAAGCACAGACTACGAGGAATCATCAGATGA
- the LOC136242343 gene encoding protein FAM149A-like isoform X2, whose protein sequence is MTYVSLIIQDQMSKRKQNPSSLAGVRGHSVDIHSVNEQTPARLAANSFMQAKYLSSLEEAVGPDMDSAFAPSASYSITRDPVDSFSGYSSLLSWNNEDEFELEASTRVDGMFQDINSALFDHMSTGSRVLDHECDEWSTTYPHIRVNGVQILESEDEGTEYVAPDPFVVNRFLLEGLSLGQHDHTDQSQLCVRGHQIHPLPVPPTVAANMTSSSRKEKRSLICKKRTCQFVSHYVSTHVLLCCSVSLCVVCHVTVCVCVCHSSLAVGPYEELIASHGIVEEYFAFDATGDQLINSTRGRGHRTNKRQGLPPITPNACVRDTVGSQVFDLIWAEVVVILQPLLHAAQSRTTTTPPSPTLDAPSTLIGRSQVLQQYRPVGGATGPDSNLSALQDLMKIKPFPLQTRQPSLLARCHTSFASHDHIGSDTNDPLLLGNHDHYGLLRNNRYTPIPGSRPDTMATGRLISGGWNRRNMATLKPLDKPRTPANLHDDYGIDLVCLRGQKITSVNGTTPSWARSGQLPPLEDTVFDKRSPPPIRASTHKPRSSGLASRMTITGLENNSHSDIQQILCITSNDVPISLRSDTPKIPPPPSRRHPNQVSYGNSPLKMIGHTPGHYAPPLDEDDDIDDVTWGLSTKPQSTSSKHRLRGIIR, encoded by the exons ATGacttatgtgt CTCTTATCATCCAAGATCAAATGTCGAAGAGGAAACAGAACCCTTCGTCACT AGCTGGAGTACGTGGACACAGTGTTGATATTCATAGCGTCAATGAACAAACGCCAGCTCGTTTAGCGGCCAACTCCTTCATGCAGGCCAAATACCTGTCCTCTTTGGAGGAGGCTGTGGGCCCAGACATGGACAGCGCTTTTGCTCCTTCTGCCAGCTATTCAATCACAAGAGACCCAGTGGATAGCTTCAGTGGCTACAGCTCGTTATTATCATGGAACAATGAAGAT GAATTTGAGCTGGAGGCATCAACAAGAGTGGACGGCATGTTTCAGGACATTAACAGTGCCTTGTTTGATCACATGTCCACTGGTAGTAGAGTACTAGACCATGAATGTGATGAGTGGAGCACTACTTACCCTCATATCAG GGTGAATGGTGTACAGATATTAGAGTCAGAGGATGAAGGAACTGAATATGTAGCACCAGACCCATTTGTTGTTAACCGATTCTTATTGGAAGGGTTATCATTAGGACAGCATGATCACACGGACCAGTCTCA GTTGTGTGTTCGTGGTCATCAAATACATCCACTACCAGTTCCACCAACAGTAGCAGCAAATATGACCTCGTCCAGTAGAAAGGAGAAAAGAAGTCTGATTTGTAAGAAGAGAACCTGTCAATTTGTGTCACATTATGTGTCAACTCATGTCTTGTTGTGTTGCAGTGTCtcattgtgtgtagtgtgtcatgtaactgtgtgtgtgtgtgtgtgccattcATCACTTGCAGTTGGCCCTTATGAAGAGCTGATAGCATCACATGGTATAGTAGAAGAGTACTTTGCCTTTGATGCCAC GGGTGACCAGCTGATAAACTCAACTCGTGGTAGAGGACACAGAACCAATAAACGTCAGGGGCTTCCCCCTATTACTCCTAATGCTTGTGTGAGGGACACTGTTGGTTCACAAGTGTTTGATCTTATATGGGCAGAG GTAGTTGTTATCTTACAACCATTGTTACATGCTGCACAGAGCAGAACAACTACCACTCCTCCCAGTCCCACACTTGATGCACCGTCAACTTTGATTGGTAGATCTCAG GTCCTACAACAATACAGGCCTGTGGGTGGGGCTACTGGTCCTGACTCAAACCTATCAGCCCTACAAGATCTTATGAAGATCAAACCatttccactacaaacaaggcAGCCATCTCTCTTAGCTAGATGCCACACCTCCTTTGCATCACATGACCATATTGGATCTGATACCAATGATCCATTGTTGCTAGGCAACCATGACCATTATGGGCTACTGCGTAATAATAGGTACACACCTATTCCTGGAAGTCGTCCCGATACCATGGCAACAGGGAGATTAATATCTGGAGGATGGAATAGAAG AAACATGGCTACTTTAAAGCCACTGGATAAACCACGTACTCCAGCTAACTTACAC GATGATTATGGTATTGATCTGGTGTGTCTGCGTGGACAAAAAAT CACTTCAGTGAACGGGACTACACCCTCATG GGCACGTAGTGGACAACTACCCCCATTGGAGGACACTGTGTTTGACAAGAGGTCACCTCCCCCCATCAGAGCCAGCACA CATAAACCTCGTAGCAGTGGTCTGGCTTCAAGGATGACTATTACAGGACTAGAGAACAATAGCCATAGTGACAT ACAACAAATTTTATGTATTACATCTAATGATGTTCCTATCTCCCTACGG TCTGATACACCTAAAATTCCCCCACCCCCGTCAAGACGACACCCCAATCAAGTATCATATGGTAATAGTCCTTTAAAAATGATAGGCCACACCCCGGGACATTATGCCCCACCtcttgatgaagatgatgacattgatgatgTCACCTGGGGACTTAGTACCA AGCCACAGTCTACTAGCAGTAAGCACAGACTACGAGGAATCATCAGATGA
- the LOC136242343 gene encoding protein FAM149A-like isoform X1, which produces MLSVLLALIIQDQMSKRKQNPSSLAGVRGHSVDIHSVNEQTPARLAANSFMQAKYLSSLEEAVGPDMDSAFAPSASYSITRDPVDSFSGYSSLLSWNNEDEFELEASTRVDGMFQDINSALFDHMSTGSRVLDHECDEWSTTYPHIRVNGVQILESEDEGTEYVAPDPFVVNRFLLEGLSLGQHDHTDQSQLCVRGHQIHPLPVPPTVAANMTSSSRKEKRSLICKKRTCQFVSHYVSTHVLLCCSVSLCVVCHVTVCVCVCHSSLAVGPYEELIASHGIVEEYFAFDATGDQLINSTRGRGHRTNKRQGLPPITPNACVRDTVGSQVFDLIWAEVVVILQPLLHAAQSRTTTTPPSPTLDAPSTLIGRSQVLQQYRPVGGATGPDSNLSALQDLMKIKPFPLQTRQPSLLARCHTSFASHDHIGSDTNDPLLLGNHDHYGLLRNNRYTPIPGSRPDTMATGRLISGGWNRRNMATLKPLDKPRTPANLHDDYGIDLVCLRGQKITSVNGTTPSWARSGQLPPLEDTVFDKRSPPPIRASTHKPRSSGLASRMTITGLENNSHSDIQQILCITSNDVPISLRSDTPKIPPPPSRRHPNQVSYGNSPLKMIGHTPGHYAPPLDEDDDIDDVTWGLSTKPQSTSSKHRLRGIIR; this is translated from the exons ATGTTGTCCGTGCTACTAGCTCTTATCATCCAAGATCAAATGTCGAAGAGGAAACAGAACCCTTCGTCACT AGCTGGAGTACGTGGACACAGTGTTGATATTCATAGCGTCAATGAACAAACGCCAGCTCGTTTAGCGGCCAACTCCTTCATGCAGGCCAAATACCTGTCCTCTTTGGAGGAGGCTGTGGGCCCAGACATGGACAGCGCTTTTGCTCCTTCTGCCAGCTATTCAATCACAAGAGACCCAGTGGATAGCTTCAGTGGCTACAGCTCGTTATTATCATGGAACAATGAAGAT GAATTTGAGCTGGAGGCATCAACAAGAGTGGACGGCATGTTTCAGGACATTAACAGTGCCTTGTTTGATCACATGTCCACTGGTAGTAGAGTACTAGACCATGAATGTGATGAGTGGAGCACTACTTACCCTCATATCAG GGTGAATGGTGTACAGATATTAGAGTCAGAGGATGAAGGAACTGAATATGTAGCACCAGACCCATTTGTTGTTAACCGATTCTTATTGGAAGGGTTATCATTAGGACAGCATGATCACACGGACCAGTCTCA GTTGTGTGTTCGTGGTCATCAAATACATCCACTACCAGTTCCACCAACAGTAGCAGCAAATATGACCTCGTCCAGTAGAAAGGAGAAAAGAAGTCTGATTTGTAAGAAGAGAACCTGTCAATTTGTGTCACATTATGTGTCAACTCATGTCTTGTTGTGTTGCAGTGTCtcattgtgtgtagtgtgtcatgtaactgtgtgtgtgtgtgtgtgccattcATCACTTGCAGTTGGCCCTTATGAAGAGCTGATAGCATCACATGGTATAGTAGAAGAGTACTTTGCCTTTGATGCCAC GGGTGACCAGCTGATAAACTCAACTCGTGGTAGAGGACACAGAACCAATAAACGTCAGGGGCTTCCCCCTATTACTCCTAATGCTTGTGTGAGGGACACTGTTGGTTCACAAGTGTTTGATCTTATATGGGCAGAG GTAGTTGTTATCTTACAACCATTGTTACATGCTGCACAGAGCAGAACAACTACCACTCCTCCCAGTCCCACACTTGATGCACCGTCAACTTTGATTGGTAGATCTCAG GTCCTACAACAATACAGGCCTGTGGGTGGGGCTACTGGTCCTGACTCAAACCTATCAGCCCTACAAGATCTTATGAAGATCAAACCatttccactacaaacaaggcAGCCATCTCTCTTAGCTAGATGCCACACCTCCTTTGCATCACATGACCATATTGGATCTGATACCAATGATCCATTGTTGCTAGGCAACCATGACCATTATGGGCTACTGCGTAATAATAGGTACACACCTATTCCTGGAAGTCGTCCCGATACCATGGCAACAGGGAGATTAATATCTGGAGGATGGAATAGAAG AAACATGGCTACTTTAAAGCCACTGGATAAACCACGTACTCCAGCTAACTTACAC GATGATTATGGTATTGATCTGGTGTGTCTGCGTGGACAAAAAAT CACTTCAGTGAACGGGACTACACCCTCATG GGCACGTAGTGGACAACTACCCCCATTGGAGGACACTGTGTTTGACAAGAGGTCACCTCCCCCCATCAGAGCCAGCACA CATAAACCTCGTAGCAGTGGTCTGGCTTCAAGGATGACTATTACAGGACTAGAGAACAATAGCCATAGTGACAT ACAACAAATTTTATGTATTACATCTAATGATGTTCCTATCTCCCTACGG TCTGATACACCTAAAATTCCCCCACCCCCGTCAAGACGACACCCCAATCAAGTATCATATGGTAATAGTCCTTTAAAAATGATAGGCCACACCCCGGGACATTATGCCCCACCtcttgatgaagatgatgacattgatgatgTCACCTGGGGACTTAGTACCA AGCCACAGTCTACTAGCAGTAAGCACAGACTACGAGGAATCATCAGATGA
- the LOC136242622 gene encoding glyceraldehyde-3-phosphate dehydrogenase 2-like: MPKVGINGFGRIGRLVMRAAIATKEIEIVAVNDPFLSMDYMAYLFKYDSTHGRFDGEVTYDDKHLIVNGNKIKVFGERDPNNLPWGANGVKYVVESTGIFTTCEKAKAHMTGGAEKVIISAPSADAPMFVMGVNEDQYKPDMHIVSNASCTINCLAPLAKVVDDKFTIIEGLMTTIHSYTATQLVVDGPSKKKWRDGRSAAQNIIPASTCAAKGFGKVMPHLNGKLTGMGFRVPTPDVSVVDLTCRLQTPDSMDDIKKAIQDAAATDRFKGILGYTEDQVVSTDFITDSRSSIVDGKSCLSLNPQFVKLVAWYDNEYGYSCRVVDLICHMDGVN, translated from the exons ATGCCTAAAGTCGGAATCAATGG GTTTGGACGAATCGGTCGTCTAGTTATGCGTGCAGCAATTGCGACAAAGGAGATCGAGATTGTCGCTGTGAATGATCCTTTCTTGTCCATGGATTACATG GCCTACCTCTTCAAGTATGACTCCACACATGGAAGGTTTGATGGTGAAGTCACCTATGATGACAAGCATTTGATTGTGAATGGCAACAAGATCAAAGTGTTTGGGGA ACGTGACCCCAACAACTTGCCATGGGGAGCTAATGGTGTCAAATATGTTGTGGAGTCAACTGGTATATTCACTACCTGTGAGAAGGCAAAGGCTCACATGACTGGTGGAGCTGAGAAAGTGATCATTAGCGCTCCATCTGCTGATGCCCCCATGTTTGTGATGGGAGTAAACGAGGACCAGTACAAACCTGATATGCATATTGTCAG CAATGCATCTTGTACTATCAACTGTCTTGCACCATTGGCTAAAGTGGTTGACGATAAGTTCACCATCATTGAAGGGTTGATG ACTACCATTCACTCATACACAGCTACTCAACTGGTAGTGGATGGACCAAGCAAGAAG aaatggcGGGATGGACGTAGTGCTGCTCAAAACATCATTCCAGCATCTACTTGTGCTGCCAAGGGTTTCGGCAAGGTGATGCCCCACCTCAATGG GAAACTAACTGGAATGGGGTTCCGTGTACCCACCCCTGATGTGTCTGTAGTGGACTTGACCTGCCGACTGCAAACACCA GATTCAATGGACGACATCAAGAAGGCAATACAAGATGCTGCCGCTACTGATCGCTTCAAGGGCATCCTAGGATACACTGAGGATCAGGTGGTGTCCACTGATTTCATCACTGATAGTCGATCCTCCATTGTGGATGGCAAATCTTGCCTCTCTCTCAATCCCCAGTTTGTGAAACTGGTTGCTTG GTATGACAATGAGTATGGGTACAGTTGCCGTGTTGTGGACCTGATTTGTCACATGGATGGTGTCAACTAG